GCCGCCGAAGTCGCGCAAAAGGCCAACGAGACCACCAGCAAGCTCAAGGAAGCCAACGATGCGGTGATCAAGAAGGAGCTGGCCAAGGCAACACCGGCTCCGGTGATCAAAACTGTAGAAAATGCCGAAGCAGAAAAGAAGACCGTGCACACTCCAGAGCCGGTGGTCAAAACCATCGTCAACCCGGCGCCCAAACCGCGCCCGAAAAAGCCCGAAGCGGATGCCCATGCCGCCAAGGCCGCGCACGAGCACGCGCACATCCATTGGGCCTATGAAGGCGAAGGCGCGCCCGACAACTGGGCCAAGCTTGATCCGAAGAACAAACTCTGCGCCAGCGGCCAGCGCCAGTCGCCGATCGACATCCGCGACGGCATCAAGGTCGACCTCGAAGCGATCCAGTTCGATTACCGCCCCGGCCGCTTCAAGATCGTCGACAACGGTCATACCATCCAGGTCGAACCCGGCACGCAGGGCCAGATCACCCTCGGCGGCAAAACCTACTCGCTGCTCCAGTTCCACTTCCACAAACCGTCGGAAGAGCGCGTCCAGGGCAAGAGCTTCGCGATGGTTGCACATCTGGTGCACAAGTCCGACGACGGCCAACTGGCGGTGGTTGCCGTGCTGATGGAACCCGGCGTCGAAAACCCCTTCATCCAGACGCTGTGGAACCACATGCCGCTGGATAAAAACATGCCGGTTGAACACCCGGCCGCCACCGTCGACCTCAACAACCTGCTCCCCGCCGCCCGTGGTTACTACACCTACATGGGCTCGCTGACCACCCCGCCGTGCAGCGAAGGCGTGCTGTGGCTGGTGCTCAAGCAACCGGTGCAGGTCTCGCAGGAACAGATCAACATCTTCGGCCGCCTCTACCGCAACAACGCCCGGCCGATCCAGCCGACCTCCGGGCGCCTGATCAAGGACGGACGCTAAACGCCGCGCCGGCCTGCCTTCGCGGCGAGGCTATTTGAAAACGGCACCTGCGGGTGCCGTTTTTGTTGGTGGGTGGGTGCCGGCGTCGTCGCGGCTACGGTCGACGCAGAAAATGGATCATTTTTTAGGGCCAGCAAAAACCGAGGTCTGTCCTCTGTTTTTTCTGTGGGTTGACCGTGGGGGCGGGGGAGCGGTTGCTGGGCCTGAGGTTTGCCGGCGGTTTTTATCTGAATTGGCGCTGTTTTCCGCCGTTGACCGGCGGGCGTACTTTTCTTGTCTTGCCAAGAAAAGTAGCCAAAAGAAGGCGCGCCCACTGCGGCGCCCGGCTGCGCCGGGTGCTCTGCGCTGCTCGACGCCGCAGAGGGCAGGGGCAAACCGTCTCTGTTTTACGGTCGACGCTGAAAATGGGCGGTTTGCAGGTCCGGTGAAAACCGTGGTCTGTGCCCATTTTCGTAGATTAGTGTTCTCCGAATGGCAGAGTTTTGATAAATGCGGCAATACGCGATGCTTCGTATTCAGTGAGGTCTGCTGGCAGCTCAAAGGAAATCGGGATATCTGGCCGAAGTACAAAAGAATGTTCAATAAATTCAATGTCTTCAGCAGAGTCGTTGTCACAGTCTGGTGTTGCTTCATGTATGGGCGGTTCTTGGCCCTTAGCTGCCGAGGAGACGAGAAGGCTTTTTGTCATCCATACAAAACGTGATGGCCAACCGTGCCGGCCCTCAACGTATTTCCCGCACCCGACATTCTCAAGCAAACGAAAGGCCCCAATGACGTCGCCACGCTTAAAGTCGAAGCCATCATTTTGTAGGTGTGTAAGCATTCGATGAAGCTTGGTTTCGGTTTGATTTTTGTCTCGGTTTGCCATGTGATCGCATATAGCCTGCGCAACTTGATTGGTTTGGTATGCTGATTCGAGTGCGGAAATATTCATGCTGAGGGTTCCAAAGGAAAATGGAGGACGGACCATGATCTTGACCGTCGCCTTAAAAATCCCATTGAGCATACATGCGGCAGTGATGCTGGTCCATGGCAAATGCTCTTTCGCATGAGCGCAGATTTGCCATGGCTGACCAAGAAAACGCCCCATTTTCCCTGTCGACCGTAAAAAATTTAATCGCAGTGCATTTCAGCCTGTGACGCCGTTTTCCCCATGTGGAGCGCCGAGCAACGCAGAAGCCGGCGGAAAAAGGGCGAGGACTGTTTGAGGCCCGCAGGGCCGAGTTCCGCAGCCCCCGCCGGGTTCGAGTAGCGCAGGGGAGTCGGCGTAGCCGACCGCGTAGCCTGGGTCGCCTTTTCTTTGGCTACTTTCTTTTGGCGAAGCAAAAGAAAGTACGCCCGCGCGTCAGGCGCGGAAACCAGCCATCAATCCAAAGAACTCCCTGTCAGGATGACCAAACCGGCGGCGCCGGGTGCTTGGCTGCTATCCCAGCCAAGACGTGCTTTTCTACGGTCAACGCACAAAACCCCGAAAAAGCCCACCAAAACCACGTCGACCGTGGCTCCCCTTCACCGTAAAGGCTGCGCCTCCCCCGGCGAGCAGTCGACCTGGAATACCACCCGGTCTTCCAGCCGCAGCGCGGTGAGGTGCCCGCCCCACAGGCAGCCGGAGTCGAGGGCGAGCAGGTTGGGGGTGAGTTTGAGGCCGAGCGCCGACCAGTGGCCGGTGACCAGTACCGATTCGGCGCTGATTCGGCCGGGGACTTCGAACCACGGGAGATGCCCGGCCGGGGCCTGGGTGGTTTCGCCTTTGGTGTGGAATTCCATGATCCCTTCCGGGGTGCAGAAGCGCATCCGGGTCATCGCGTTGACGATGGCGCGCAGGCGCGGCCAGCCGGCGAGATCGTCGGACCAGCCGGCCGGGTCGCTGCCCCACAGGTTGTGCATGAATTCGCGCCAGTCCCGGCCTTGCAGCGCGGCTTCGACTTCAGCAGCGAGTTCGCGGGCGCGGGCGATGCTCCATTGCGGCAGCAGGCCGGCGTGCACCAGGCAGTAGTCGCCTTCGACGTGGCACAGGCGCTGCTGGCGCAGCCAGGTCAGCAACTCCTCGCGGTCGGGGGCGTCGAGGATGGGTTGCAGGGTGTCGTCCTTGGCGCGGAAGCGGGCGCCGCCTTCGCTCTGCATCAAGAGGTAGAGGTCGTGGTTGCCGAGCACGGTCAGCGCCGCCGGGCCGAGCGACTTGATCAGGCGCAGGGTTTCCAGCGATTTGGGGCCGCGATTGACCAGGTCGCCGACCAGCCACAGGCGGTCCTGCGCCGGGTCGAAGGCACAGCGTTCGAGCAATCGCTGCAGCGAGTCATAGCAGCCCTGGATGTCGCCGATGGCATAGGTGGCCATTTATTCCACCGTGACCGATTTGGCCAGGTTACGCGGCTTGTCCACATCGGTACCCTTGACCAGTGCGGCGTGGTAGGCGAGGAGTTGCAGCGGGATGACGTGCAGGATCGGCGACAGTTCGCCGTAGTGTTCGGGCAGGCGCAGCATGTGCACGCTGGGCGAGGCCGGGATTTCGGCGTCGGCGTCGGCAAAGACGTAGAGTTCGCCGCCACGCGCTTCGACTTCCTTGAGGTTGGACTTGAGCTTGTCGAGTAGCTGGTCGTTGGGCGCCACCGACACCACCGGCATTTCGGCGTCGACCAGCGCCAGCGGGCCGTGCTTGAGTTCGCCGGCGGGGTAGGCTTCGGCGTGGATGTAGGAAATTTCCTTGAGCTTGAGCGCGCCTTCGAGGGCAATCGGGTAGTGCCGGCCGCGTCCGAGGAAGAGGGCGTGCTGTTTGTTGGCGAAGCGCTTGGCCCAGGCGGCAATCTCGCTTTCGAGCGCCAGCACCTTGTTGACCGCGACCGGCAGGTGGCGCAGTTGTTCGAGGTGGCGAGCCTCCTGCGCGGCATCGAGGCGGCCGCGCAGCTTGGCCAGCACCAGGGTGAGCAGGAACAGTGCGGCCAGCTGGGTGGTGAAGGCCTTGGTCGAGGCGACGCCGATTTCGGGGCCGGCGCGGGTGATGAAGCGCAGCGCCGATTCGCGCACGATGGCCGATTCCGGCACGTTGCAGATTGCCAACGTGCGCGCGTGGCCGAGCGCCTTGGCGTGGCGCAGCGCAGCCAGCGTGTCGGCGGTTTCGCCGGATTGCGAAATCGCCACCACCAGCTGGCGTGGGTTGGGCACCGACAGACGGTAGCGGTATTCGCTGGCGATTTCGACGGTGCACGGGATGCCGGCCAGCGCTTCGAGCCAGTAGCGGGCGGTCTGCCCCGAATGGGCGCTGGTGCCGCAGGCGAGGATCAGCACCGAATCGACCTCGGCGAGGAGTTCGCCGGCGGCAGCGCCGAGCATGCCGGGCTGGATGCTGCG
This genomic window from Dechloromonas sp. ZY10 contains:
- a CDS encoding carbonic anhydrase, coding for MRLSLIALAVGSLLANSVVLAAPTWQSITTEPGKRIELDRTSIKREGTTVQATGRVVLEKELPDLKSGGNYRVIEALTKYDCASRSASTLRRVYKKNESEVLRDEEVNGSAMPVRSGTLDDKVLREVCRPPKEGAAEVAQKANETTSKLKEANDAVIKKELAKATPAPVIKTVENAEAEKKTVHTPEPVVKTIVNPAPKPRPKKPEADAHAAKAAHEHAHIHWAYEGEGAPDNWAKLDPKNKLCASGQRQSPIDIRDGIKVDLEAIQFDYRPGRFKIVDNGHTIQVEPGTQGQITLGGKTYSLLQFHFHKPSEERVQGKSFAMVAHLVHKSDDGQLAVVAVLMEPGVENPFIQTLWNHMPLDKNMPVEHPAATVDLNNLLPAARGYYTYMGSLTTPPCSEGVLWLVLKQPVQVSQEQINIFGRLYRNNARPIQPTSGRLIKDGR
- a CDS encoding symmetrical bis(5'-nucleosyl)-tetraphosphatase, translating into MATYAIGDIQGCYDSLQRLLERCAFDPAQDRLWLVGDLVNRGPKSLETLRLIKSLGPAALTVLGNHDLYLLMQSEGGARFRAKDDTLQPILDAPDREELLTWLRQQRLCHVEGDYCLVHAGLLPQWSIARARELAAEVEAALQGRDWREFMHNLWGSDPAGWSDDLAGWPRLRAIVNAMTRMRFCTPEGIMEFHTKGETTQAPAGHLPWFEVPGRISAESVLVTGHWSALGLKLTPNLLALDSGCLWGGHLTALRLEDRVVFQVDCSPGEAQPLR
- the glmS gene encoding glutamine--fructose-6-phosphate transaminase (isomerizing) gives rise to the protein MCGIVAAAATSNIVPVLVEGLRKLEYRGYDSAGIAVLGAAGVERVRSVGRVAELAAAAAQTTASTGIAHTRWATHGVPCERNAHPHVSGPVAVVHNGIIENYEALREELSALGYVFTSDTDTESIAHLLEATLQGEPDLFRAVQQVCRRLVGAYAIAVIDQRQPGKVVVAREGSPLLLGVSEQGNYAASDASALLQVTRNMVYLENGDVAELTVDGVRIARLDGSPVERPVHVSQLSAAAVELGSYQHYMQKEIFEQPEALANTLELVGGSRSIQPGMLGAAAGELLAEVDSVLILACGTSAHSGQTARYWLEALAGIPCTVEIASEYRYRLSVPNPRQLVVAISQSGETADTLAALRHAKALGHARTLAICNVPESAIVRESALRFITRAGPEIGVASTKAFTTQLAALFLLTLVLAKLRGRLDAAQEARHLEQLRHLPVAVNKVLALESEIAAWAKRFANKQHALFLGRGRHYPIALEGALKLKEISYIHAEAYPAGELKHGPLALVDAEMPVVSVAPNDQLLDKLKSNLKEVEARGGELYVFADADAEIPASPSVHMLRLPEHYGELSPILHVIPLQLLAYHAALVKGTDVDKPRNLAKSVTVE